CATGAATAACTTGTTTAGGGATAACTATTTGATAGCATCCAGCATACTTATCATGCGAcaagttttccaaatcttccaGAATGGCAAGATGACTTAAAATGAAGTTTGTATCTACCACAAGATATGCAGACTTGTGAAATTTATGGTATTTTCCACTATCCGCTGTACCCAATGACTTGTCTGTAGGAACAAAAACATTGTTCTCTCTCAAATCAAGAACACAATCCGATATCGCCGATAGATGCTCCTCATCTTGAATGTTCATTTCCTTCTGTATAGGCAAAGGTTCTaggaagaaacaaacaCTTCTGCTCTCTTGAAGTTTGGAACCCGTTCTCGCCTAAAAAGATGGAAGAACAATGAGTTCAGAATTTGAAAGCCTCGAGTTGGATACTGAATTTTTAGAGGGGAATAGTATTATTATCTATAGTtatatatatttgtatttatATAAGGATGGGTGTGTCTATCTACATAGACAATTAAGACTTTTGCTTCTGGGCATTTGTGAAAGTCATAAAGGAATCATCGTActttttctccaattcaagatcattttgaaattccatGTACAAAGTTTCAGGGTCACCAGCCATGTATTGAGTGTATGCAGCCTCTGAATCGCCAATgaccttcttctttctcccACATGCAGATGCAGCATCAGCCAATAATTGACACTCAGCAGTTCTCTCCATCAATGTGAAAAGATAACCCGCCTCATCAACTGTTTGACCTACAGTTAATAAACCATGGTTTTGTAAGATGATACACTTGTTCTTTTCGCCGGCTGCCTTGGCAATGTCTTGACCTTCTCTTCTGTCCATTGCAACACCACCAAAATCCTCATAAACACACTGGACACCATACAAAGTACAAGCGTCTTGGTTCAACATCTCTAGAGGTTCACCAAAGCAAGACCAGGCCTTACCGAACTTTGAATGGGTATGACAGGCAGCATTAACGTCAGGTCTAGCCTTGTGAAGAGCCGAGTGAATAGCAAACCCAGCAGCGTTGATTGGAGCAGAGGTGTTACCACCAACCAGGTTACCGTCTTCATCGACTCTTACCATGTCTGAAGCCTTCAGTAGGGAGAAATGAATACCTAATGGGTTAATCCAAAAGGTATTTGGATCAACAGGATCTCTGACAGAGATGTGACCTGCAGAACCTTCGTTGTAACCATATCTTCCGAAAACTCTGAAGACACCAGCCATATGTTCCAGGACccattctcttttcttgtatGGGTCATCAAATTGTGGGACAGCATGTGGATTTGGGTTACCCATTGAAATGTTGTGTGCTCCTTGCGAGCTAACGGTGTAACCTTTGGTGGAAGAAGGTTTCACTTGTGCAGGAACATTTGTTGTTTCACTTTGGACGGCAGTGGCACTAGACATGTCTTGATGGTTTTTTTGGTATCCTAGGATAGTGTGTCTTATCCAACATACGGTGACTCTGTAGGAGGTTGTACACCATCGGGGGTTTATATATTATTTGAACAAACTAGGATAACAAGTAGAATCAACCGATCCCGACTTCCTAAAGAGGTAATTAGCGACAAGatatgatgattttttcctttttttttccccgTTCATATTGAAACGTTTTCTACAGCAACGGAGAAAGCTAGTTTGTCCATCGATTACCATATACTCGGGTGATTACAGTGGTTGTTACTTCTGATATTGTTTACTTTCAGTTACATATTTCCGTTAGAAGGACTCCCATTTGTCGTCGTCCGCATCCCATCCCTTTCCTGGCAACTCAGTCTTTTTGGTGGGTTTAGGAAGACCGAACGCAGGGTCAATTGTGTCCTGTGATTGGTTATCCTGTAAAGTCAAGCCATCGAACAACTTTCCAAACTTGCTGTCTGCGCCTTCCTTATTTGCATCATAGTACTGTTGTTGCAAGGCAGCTCCCGTCTCGCTCACCTTTTGGCCAAACTGCTCGACTGCTCTCTTTGCCTGGATTGTGTACTCTTGTTCACTCAACTGTTTCACACCAGGTTGGATAACAGTCTCATTGACTTCCTTGACAGATTTCGCAACCGTCGATGAAAACAACCCCCACCCCTTGGTGAATGTACCAAGAGGATCGGACTGGAATGCATCCAACGTGAAACCAGCTAAGGATCCGCCAGCGTTATTGGCAGATTTCGGTAGTGGGGTGCTGCCAAACCCTTGATACTTACCTCCCTGAGAAGGGGGGAGATCTGCTGGTCTTGACTCATTTTTACTTCCCAGCTTGGCAAAATACTGTTCGTTTTGTTCCTTTGTAGGTCTATTGGCAAACGAGTCGTTGGACTGGTTTCCTCTTGAAAGTGAGGACATGCCATTGGCGGCTGGAGAGGCAGATTTGGAAGTCGTCTGGATAGAAGTCCCAGCTTGTGATTTCTTTGGGAACAACTCTTCCCCCGTATGGTCAGGTTCTGTCCATTCCTCGTTGTTGATCACCGCAGTTAACTTGGACTTGTAGTCTTGAGCAACGTAGTTGTCGTACTTCTCATGTGCAGGAAGTGTTAAATCAACCCCGTGGCTGGTAAAGTACTCACCACACTTTTCATTTCCCCCCATCTCCATTCTCAGCAACTCGTCTGGCTTGAATTGATCCATGGTGATGGACCTGACAAAGGAGATATGGACACCGAGCCCACGGTGAATGCCTGCACATTCGAGACAGATAAATATACCAAATTTGGGTGACGCCCATTGTGGATTTGGTGCTTTACAATCAAAACACTTCTTGTTGCATGGCTGCTTCTGTAGAGTCATGAGCTTTCTGCGCATGTCTGGGTCAACTGTCCATTGGTTAGACATGATGCAATGTGTTGTGCGGTGGCGTGGTGTGGTCCGGTGTAGTGTGCTATGGGGATGTCTATCTCTATAGAAAGAAGTGCTCCTCTTGTGTTAGATGTTTATAAAGTTATACATTGACTTTGgtgttcttttttctttttcttcgGCTTTGATCAAATGCTCCATTTTCCACatgggggggggggaaaaggaaaagtcaagaaaaaaaaatagacaCTGCATCTACGGGGAAAATGAATCGCGACGGGACTTCTCCAATGGGGAAATTTGCCTTCCTTGGTTGCTAATCTTAGGAAAAAATGCACACGATGAGAAAGTAGTGAAGAAGAGTAGGGTGAAGGTGAGTAAGTTTCTTTCTAAATATCtatgaaaaaataagagGGTATGTAGGAACAAAGGTGAGACTCTAATGAAACAACAATATGGTGTGGGATGTGTACAATGGAGGGAAAtaagtaaaaaaaaaagaaaaaggaacaaTATGGAGACACAGTAGAACCGAAACTCCAATCCAAGCGTTGAAAAGCCTGTGGAGTAATGGGAGATGGTTAGTTGATGAACCAGACTACCAAAGAGAGAGTAAACCGAGTAGGGCACCCAGGGAGGCCATAACTCTTGTAGGAGCGAGATCTGCAGCATCATTCTTTTTAGTTTTGGAGATGGATGAGACTGATGAGCCTGTTGCCGAAGTCGATGTAGCCAAAGATGGAGGGCTGATTGTAATGGAGGAGAGTGTCTCATCCGAGTCCACTTCCTTGGCCAATGGCAATATCCAGCTATTCAAATCGCTATTGTCGATTGAGGAGTCAATGGAAGTGTCATTAGAGAGGAAAACAGTAGCACTACTATCTTCACCGAAAACAACACCACCTTTCATCGTAGAGCCAGGGGTTCTCTCTAAGAATCCgaaattttgaataccGGTTCCAATATCATCAGTTCCCTGGTAAGTGTGGATGGTTGAATAGAAATGGTTTCTCTCTGTGACATTCATAACTTCAAAGATATCGAATTCTCCAGAACCGCTATTCCAAGAGGAGCAGTTACCATTTAGAGGGTACTGAGAAGTTCTTAAAATCTGAGCATTCAACAACCAAATGGCAGGCATATCATAACCATcggttttatttttcttatgATCTTCACTTGTATCAGAAGGTGCattaaattcaaataaaaacatcTTATTAACACCATAGAAACCATGATAAGCTTGACC
The Pichia kudriavzevii chromosome 2, complete sequence DNA segment above includes these coding regions:
- a CDS encoding uncharacterized protein (PKUD0B02400; Pfam Domains: Aldolase_II(6.3e-68)), with the protein product MSSATAVQSETTNVPAQVKPSSTKGYTVSSQGAHNISMGNPNPHAVPQFDDPYKKREWVLEHMAGVFRVFGRYGYNEGSAGHISVRDPVDPNTFWINPLGIHFSLLKASDMVRVDEDGNLVGGNTSAPINAAGFAIHSALHKARPDVNAACHTHSKFGKAWSCFGEPLEMLNQDACTLYGVQCVYEDFGGVAMDRREGQDIAKAAGEKNKCIILQNHGLLTVGQTVDEAGYLFTLMERTAECQLLADAASACGRKKKVIGDSEAAYTQYMAGDPETLYMEFQNDLELEKKYDDSFMTFTNAQKQKS
- a CDS encoding uncharacterized protein (PKUD0B02410; similar to Saccharomyces cerevisiae YDL226C (GCS1) and YNL204C (SPS18); ancestral locus Anc_2.46), which encodes MSNQWTVDPDMRRKLMTLQKQPCNKKCFDCKAPNPQWASPKFGIFICLECAGIHRGLGVHISFVRSITMDQFKPDELLRMEMGGNEKCGEYFTSHGVDLTLPAHEKYDNYVAQDYKSKLTAVINNEEWTEPDHTGEELFPKKSQAGTSIQTTSKSASPAANGMSSLSRGNQSNDSFANRPTKEQNEQYFAKLGSKNESRPADLPPSQGGKYQGFGSTPLPKSANNAGGSLAGFTLDAFQSDPLGTFTKGWGLFSSTVAKSVKEVNETVIQPGVKQLSEQEYTIQAKRAVEQFGQKVSETGAALQQQYYDANKEGADSKFGKLFDGLTLQDNQSQDTIDPAFGLPKPTKKTELPGKGWDADDDKWESF
- a CDS encoding uncharacterized protein (PKUD0B02420; similar to Saccharomyces cerevisiae YJL171C; ancestral locus Anc_1.168); protein product: MQTALLSLFSLLVVLPSVSASKWSSPADLLQFENLGYSGYYYPVTKIEALDNGNCSCEKGHPFTFSGPLAPLNEELTVHFRGPMNLKKFAYYVTPSYGVNQTTGTWERKAYYDASSGTANNVTFLANYGHENECLGNAADYVSSDGLKKSNESVVLDDVTIPSAKEFAIASDIKCDGVEDCGAYRTDGQAYHGFYGVNKMFLFEFNAPSDTSEDHKKNKTDGYDMPAIWLLNAQILRTSQYPLNGNCSSWNSGSGEFDIFEVMNVTERNHFYSTIHTYQGTDDIGTGIQNFGFLERTPGSTMKGGVVFGEDSSATVFLSNDTSIDSSIDNSDLNSWILPLAKEVDSDETLSSITISPPSLATSTSATGSSVSSISKTKKNDAADLAPTRVMASLGALLGLLSLW